The sequence CCCAAACTCCACAAGTGGGCAGCTCACTGAGTATTCTgtcataataatcataattatttttgatcTCTGCAGTATAGCATGAATTTTTCGTGGCACTTGAATGTCCTCTAAAAAAGCATTTCGTTTACCTAATTTTTGTCTCGAAATATCGCGCTATACAATATAATTTGGTATTCACTATCATGTGgtattgacccccccccctacaggACTTCCTGAATACGCTGTCTCTGGTGACAGAGTACAAGTTCCCTAGTTTGTTCATCAACCAGTTCTACCCTCGTCCCGGCACACCGGCTGCTAGGATGAAGCGAGTGCCCACACAAGAGGTCAAGAGGCGGAGCAGGGAACTATCCCAGGTGACACCTCACAGGAGATATACGTGGTCGTGGTATAGTATCTAGTATCTGCTGTTTGATTGTGATAATTACTAGCTAGCCCTGCTGTTTGTGATCGTATTTAATACCCTTAAGTTTATATAAGATGAGAATCACAACTACATTTTGCAAggttacatacatgcatgtgttatacatgtacaattgtcTTTATACTCACATTCTTAGCAGCTTTTCGTGACAGTCTTTGATGGCCTATGATAgtgctgtgttgtgttgtgtctCCACTATTGCAGTTGTTTCAGTCGTACCGTCCCTATGACGACAAGGTTGGCGAGAAACAGGTTGTCCTGGCAACGGAGGTATCTCACGATGAGCAGTATTATGTCGCCCACAACAAGTTCTATGAACAAGTGAGCTCATAATTAGATATGGGAGAGCTACCgtatcgtattactagaatattttgcgcgCGAAAaatctttgcgaatgagccaaatcacaGCCTTTTGCGTTCtgactattgcgttctggtatATAGTGTTATACATTGTAACCCCCTGGAGCATGCCCCCCCCTCTTTGTGTGCATATATTAGAGTCCCCATAGCTTTCTCTTAAACACTAGTAGAGTGTTCACCATATACGTATGTCACCACACACGTTCACTCCTCCCCTCCCTCGTGCAGGTACTGGTCCCTAAGGACCCTCAACTACTGGGCAAGACATTCGAGGTCCTCATCACGACCACTGGGAAACACTTTCTGAAGGGAGACGTGGTGACCAACTCGTTGGTGAGGATCCCGCCACGCCCCGCCCCCCTACCAGCCGGGGCCGTAAGCGGAGGACAAAAATGGAAAGAGGAACGATCTCCAGTTACCCCATCTCCACCTAAGACGTGGTATAGGAGTAGCCTTTGCTCAATTGACTTGCTGCTACTGTTCTCAGCTTTGCTTGTGATTTGTGCTGGCATTTTGGTGCAATACAGACCAtattttcccatgttttcatgaatcattattatttttgttcaCCATTCTGTAATGAattcatgtaattattattaattggaCAAAAATCGTTTCATTAGAAAAAACTCGGTTtagttagtataattattttgtgacgATTCGTACCAGATCTTTAAAATTATGTAAAACCAGACTTGTccctgagctagctagagggCTTGTCATAATGTCTGAAGACAGTGACTTCCCAGGTCTGAATAAGAAACACGGCTTCTTCAAAGTCATTGAACGTAACCAAAAGGATAGAGATGATTATCATCACAAGCAGGAGCCCATCAAACAGGTTCAAATCTGTTTAATTAATTAGATTTCCAGGTGCATGTTATTGCTAGTGattgtgtacgtacatgtatgctttAAACGTTATCTAAATGCAAACCTGTCTGCATTCACTCTACAGGCTCGAAGTGGGGCAGTAAAGAGTGAGAGGAGGCCTCAGCGACGACCCCCTGCAGAGCTGTACCGACCCCCCATAcaaaagggggaggggctgtacTGCATCGAGATAGAGGTGGTCCCAGGGAAATGGCACCAGGAGGTCATTGAGGAGGTACGTGGGCGGGGGAACTAAACTATCTCCAATCAATCTAGCCATTACTCATTttgctacgtacatgtacatacttttGTGTGCACACTTATCCTTCTTGACACCTTCCCTCAAGCTGTTAATGCTATATACACCTATTATATTAAATTGTCACCTTCCCTTTATAAGCTGGGCCTAACCTGTGTCTACTATGATCTCATTCCTTTATATGTTACTTTCCCCTCATGGAGGAGGGGGGCTAACTTATAtatttatattacatgtacacgcacCTATTGTCCTTTGCTTGCTCATGCAGACTGGGCGTGGGCGGGAGGTATCAAGGTCTATCTCACGACAGTACAGACTGGACACTGTCAAGCAGCAAGCTATTAGTGAACTGATCTCGGAATTTGAATCGAGTCTTGAACTGTGACAATTGAACTATATATCTATGTCAGCctatgctaataattatgttagccAAATATCACTTTCGAATCACTTGATTATCATCATTATTTGAATATTTATGAATTTCAAATTTTAAAactgttttacatgtacaattgcaAGGTACACAACTATATATAAACACATAGTTCAGAGTTCTCTGCAGGTGGTGTGTTgatgaggtcagaggtcaactgCCCTCCCCTCCTTCAGAGACACCTCACACGCATCAGCCACTCTAGTAGCCAGCAACGTCTGTTCCCGAGTCACACACGATGGCTGGGTGGGGTCTCGTAGCAGTGTGATGAAGTGGTCCAGCTCCAGACGATAGGCCGCCTCGTAGCGTTGAGGGAAAGAATAGAGGAGGGGCTTCATGGTGACCCCACCATTTGCCGAGAGAGAGACAGAATCCTCACTCACGTTCTCCACACGGAGCATACCCTTCTCTCCcagcacctgtgtgtgtgtagaaaaGAGAACGTTTAATGAGTTGGCAATTACAAATTAGCATAGAAACGAATGCTCCTGTCTGAAGATGGGCACTCTAAGATAGCTGTCAAATCATACACCTAAGCATAAAGAAGCAaggaccccccccccccccccacctcaGTAGTATGGTAAATGTCTGAAAATTTGGCCATCGAAGTTAGATTATATCACCAGGcctttgtttttgttttctaAAAACCACTTCAGTAAAATGCTTTGTTTTCGTTTTCTTAAAAACTACCTCAGTAAAAATAATACTTAGGTGTATATAGGTTCTTAGATCTGTATTTTTTGTGAAGAGATACAGCTCTTAGTACATAATTACCAACTACACTGTTCGCTCACCTCCAGTCGCTGGTCATAGCCGTAGCTAGAGTGCCTGTTCAGGTCAATAGTAGCGATGACTCCACTCGGGAACTTGAGGATGATAGCAACAGTGTCGACGTCTCCAATGGATCGTATTCCCTCATCAAAAGCACTCCCCTCAGCCATCACCTTCACAGGTTGCTCCCCCACCACCCAGCACACCATGTCTATATCGTGTACTGCACAATCATGGAACATTCCATTCGAGATCTTCAGATAGGCCAGCGAGGGAAGGGGGGAGTCCCTACTGCAAGTCTTGATCTGATACACGCGTCCAATTTTCCCTGCTCTCACTTGATTGTACACGTTTCGCATGCCAGCGTCGAATCTTCGATTGAAGGCACAGTACAGAGGTCGCCCGTTCTTCTCGGCGATATCGTAGCAGGCACTGACGTCTCTAATGTTACCAGCGATGGGTTTCTCACAGAACACGCCTCTCCCCGCCTCCAGGGCTCTGCGCACGTAGTACTCGTGGGAGTCGGTCGGAGTGGCCACAACAACGGCCTCCACTTCAGGGTCCTTGAGAACTATCTGTGCACGTAAGAAAGTGTTcacacataaaattataatatataaacAGACACATCATTTTGAGTACATGCAGTTAGGCAATGGATGCATATTGGTGGGAGGGGCAGGGGAATTTCCCCTATGCAAAAGCCCAAAATTACGTTATCACAAACGTAGGCCCAATTGACAGAGGTAGGTAGTGTGTACAACTATATATCGCAATCTGAACATACCCAGTGACACAGTGACACATGCATGCGTAGGCCTACATGCATTTACTCATAAGGCATTAACTTTATACCTCATCAAACTGTTCCTTGCTGACTGGTTGTACGTGGGTCATATGATACTCTGCCAGACACCCGGCAATTCTCTCCAGCACACCCTCCTCTCCGATCATGTCCACCACATACTTGAGTCTGGCGTGGTGATTCTGTCGTATACCATGGAAGTGGATCTGACCTGCTCTCCCAAACCCACACAGAGCTACACCAACCACTCTGTTACTGTCCTCACTGGCCATGGGGAACTGCACCCTCTATAACTGCTAGCTCTTGCTATTCAACTCTGtgtagtacatgcagtagctagctagctagctatagtctTTGTACTAATACTAAGGTACAGACTGTCATGTGGTTTAGAGTGAAATCTGATTATGGGATGGGTAGATGTCCCAGTAGATATCATCTGGCACCAATTTAGACTCTATTTCTTGTGTTGGGTtgtgcacaaaattaattgcatTGACTCtaataaataaattattgtggcATGTAATAAATACCACAGTAACAACAAGGGCGTATATATTATGCCCTCGGTAACAATTCATAATTAGTATACAGAAAAATGAGAActgaaaaattaattatttacCAGATTGTCTCACACTGAAGCCTTAACGTTCTAACAACATGCTTCTCTTCCTCGTGAAA comes from Halichondria panicea chromosome 3, odHalPani1.1, whole genome shotgun sequence and encodes:
- the LOC135334029 gene encoding UPF0561 protein C2orf68 homolog yields the protein MSEDSDFPGLNKKHGFFKVIERNQKDRDDYHHKQEPIKQARSGAVKSERRPQRRPPAELYRPPIQKGEGLYCIEIEVVPGKWHQEVIEETGRGREVSRSISRQYRLDTVKQQAISELISEFESSLEL
- the LOC135334023 gene encoding myo-inositol 2-dehydrogenase-like encodes the protein MASEDSNRVVGVALCGFGRAGQIHFHGIRQNHHARLKYVVDMIGEEGVLERIAGCLAEYHMTHVQPVSKEQFDEIVLKDPEVEAVVVATPTDSHEYYVRRALEAGRGVFCEKPIAGNIRDVSACYDIAEKNGRPLYCAFNRRFDAGMRNVYNQVRAGKIGRVYQIKTCSRDSPLPSLAYLKISNGMFHDCAVHDIDMVCWVVGEQPVKVMAEGSAFDEGIRSIGDVDTVAIILKFPSGVIATIDLNRHSSYGYDQRLEVLGEKGMLRVENVSEDSVSLSANGGVTMKPLLYSFPQRYEAAYRLELDHFITLLRDPTQPSCVTREQTLLATRVADACEVSLKEGRAVDL